The stretch of DNA GAGTAAAATTCATTCTTTTATCTTAATATGATTTATACTTTGTAATGTTTTATAGAGCCGGAATGTGAAAGCTGACATTATTAAAATTTACAACTTTTTGTATTCCATTGCCAAATTTACCGGTATTCAATTTTACTTTCATAGCTCGGTTTGTATAGCCACTTTCTAAGGACGAACGACAATTTGGAAAGTATTATTGGAAGAGAGAGGAGAATGAGAATGAGAATATGAATGAGATTGAGAATGAACAGAATGAGAATGATTGCACTTTACTCACTTTCTCGTTCTGTTTTTGTGGCACACTTACTGGCGCTTGCTTGTACCGCGTGACTTTCTTACAGATGCTTAATAAAAGTTAAACTAAAATTCGATACTTGACTATCCGAAATTAAAATAATGGTATCTAAAACAAAAAGAGAACAAAAGCCTTTCGCTCTCATTCTCTTTCTCATTTTGAATCCGTGGAGTAAGTGGGACAAAAATCGAACTTAATTAATTCTGATTTAGTTCTTTTGGTAAATCTTAATTCCTCGTCACGATAAGCAATAAGAGCGAGAAGCAGAATGAGAATGAAGTAAAAAAAAGAGAATAATCGCTCTTCGCTCTCATTCTCATTCTGTGTTGTGGAGTTGGAGGGAATCGAACCCTCGTCCAAACAAGGAATCAATAAGCCTTCTACATACTTAGTGACTTTTTGATTTTCGTCGAGCAGCAGGCAAAATCACACACCAACTGCAAGCTTATCTTCTTTATTTAATTGATGCATCGAAGCTTGCACCAACTAGCTTCACATTTGTGATGCTGCTACCGAAACGCTGTGAAGCGAAGCTTCTCGGGCAACATTGCTAGTTAATACCTAGTATTAAGCAGCAAGGGCGTAGTTAGACTCGCCATTTATAGATTTTGAGAATTAGGATTTACGAGCCATATTCACAACACTCGGTATGCTTACCTACCAATCGCACTCGCTGTCGAAACCTGACAACCCCATTGGTAGTGCAAAAGTACACATTATTATAGCTGAATGCAAGCCGGTTAAGGTGTTTTATGGGATTTTAACTTTATGCATGACCAGTTTTCAAACTTAGATTAGAATATTTTTATCACAAAGAAAAAGATATCAACTGTCATGTTTTGACGTTGCTTTGCTGCTATATTGTAACTATAAAATTGATAGTAATACAATCAAAAAGCATGGTACCGATTCAGTCAAAAAAACAACAGGAAATATGCGAAATTAGTGGTGTGTATATATGTTTATACCATCCAAAAAGCAAACAAAAAATAGCACAAGGCAGTCAATTTAATGCTTGCAATTATGCAGGGCTAGTATGCGAGGGTTGTTGGCATTTGTCAAAAATAATAACCGAAAAAACAGCCAGCGAAAAACGAACCATCTATTATGAAAAACTTACCAAAAAATACTTGCGCAGAGGACAGGATAATAAAATTAAGCGGGACTTAAAAGCTCCCAAATTTAATAAGTGGGATAGCTATAGTTGGTGAATACTGCTATGAAAATTATGGATTGTGTATTTTTGAAATCTAAACATAGTAATGCAAGATGGCTTACAACGAAAAACTATCAGACCGAATACGGGAAGCTTTACAAGACTTACCCAATGTAACCGAAAAACTTATGTTTGGCGGCATCTGTTATATAGTGAATGACAAGATGTGTGTGGGTGTAGTAAAAGAAGAAATGATGTGCCGAGTTGATCCTTCAAAAACGGAGCAATTGCTTGAACTTGATGGATGCCGGCCAATGGACTTTACCAAAACGCCCATGAAAGGATTTGTGTATGTAAGTGAAGATGGCTTGAAAAAAAAGGAGCAATTTGATTTTTGGATTCAACAATGCCTGGAATACAATCCACTTGCAAAGGCATCTCCAAAGAAGAAAAAGATAACTAAGAAGTAAGCTGCTCACTACTCTTACACGGCTTCGCTCCTTTCGTGTTAAACCTTAATTTATTGTACTGACAAAAATCATATTCCTAACTAATTGTTTCAGTTAATTTGGCTAAACAATTAGAGAAATTTCTATGGAATCAACAAACAGAAGTGAACTTTACGAACTGGCAATTGAGATGCTCGAAAACGACCAATCGTTGAGCAGTATAGAACGTGAACTAATTGCTAAAGGGGCAAGTTCGGAGCAAGTATCGAATTTGTTGCCGCTTATTAAAAAAGCCCGACACAAGCGCAAGGTAAAAAGTGGAAATATAAAACTGGCCTTTGGTTCGGTAATTCTGGTTTCTAGTTTTTTGTTTTCACTAGTAAATTTTCACTTAGGAAATTCCTTCGCATTTGTAATGTATACCTTCACTACTGTTGGTATTGTGCTGCTTTTTTGGGGATTGTATGACTTTTTTAACTAATAACAGCTCCCTCCTTTTGCTCAATTTTATTTTTCCATTCAAGCAACAAGTCTGTAAAATCTTCTTGTACAGCCATAGTATTATCATGCGCATACCATAAATGTAAATTAGCATTAAAGGTATCCTTGTCAACTGCTGGGTTTTGCTTTTTATATTCGATAATTTTTGCAACAATAGCTTTAGGACGTGGTCCCCAGGTACCTATAACTTGTTTTGTTAATTCATTAATGCAAATTAATTTAGGAATTCCCATAGTTCCATTGGTAAGAAAGTGCGACATCAAGTCAAGATGTTCATCTCGAAAAATCAATTTCACTTCGATGGAGGGATGTGCTTCAGCAATTTTAGCGACAACCGGAATAATTTGAGCGCCATCGCCACACCAAGCTTCGGTGAGGATTAGCCAAGTAAACTTCCCTTTTAATTGCTGCAGATTATCCAGTAATGCTGTAGTTAGTTTACACTGTTTGTCGATACGCTTCATACGTTGAGCATTAAGCTTAGTTGCCACAATGTGCGCTTCGGTTAATTCGCCCGACGTTTTTCCTTCGGCTGCCCATTGAAGTATTTTTTCTTTATAATCCACATAGCTTATGCCTGCAGTTTTGCTGTTCTCTAGTAATGATTGATCCATACTGTATTTGTTACTATTCTTAAATGAGCCGAAACAATGCTCTTACTCAGCTTTTATTTCTGCTTCTGAAATTGTGCTACAAAGGTAATTTTTAATTCGGACAATATTATCCGAAATACAAATAAATTTTATCTTTGAGCTCGAAAAAAAATTTTATGGCACAAAAACTACGCACTTTAACAGAACCATTTAAAATTAAAATGGTTGAACCTTTAAAAATTACCACAGAAGCTTATCGCACCAAAGCTCTTGAGGAAGCGCATTACAATACATTTTTGCTGCATTCGAGCGATGTGTTTATAGATTTATTAACCGATAGCGGAACAGGCGCAATGAGCGACCGTCAATGGGCCGGAATAATGATGGGCGATGAAAGTTATGCAGGTGCTCGAAGTTGGGAACATTTAGAAAAAGTTGTAAAAGCATTAACCGGAATGCCGCATGTTTTACCTACGCACCAAGGTCGAGCCGGCGAACGCATTTTGTACAGCATTTTAGGAGGCAAGGGAAAAGTGTTTATTAGCAATACGCATTTCGACACTACCCGGGCAAACATTGAATATAGCGGAGCACAAGCCATTGACATAGTTTATGAAGCAGCTAAAGATCCTGAAATTGATTTACCTTTTAAGGGAAATATGGATGTGGAACAACTCGTAAAAATTATTGAAAAAGAAGGCAGAGATGCAATTGGCGCGGTTATCATTACTGTAACCAACAATTCATCAGGCGGGCAACCGGTAAGCATGGCCAATGTTAAAGCCATTCGCGAAATATGCGATCGTTATGCTTTATTGTTGGTGATCGATGGTTGTCGCATAGCCGAAAATGCTTATTTTATTAAACATCGCGAAAAAGAATATGCTGCTAAAACATACGAGGAAATTGCAAAAGAAATGTTGCGTTTAGGCGATGCTTTTATAATGAGTGCAAAAAAAGATGGATTGGTGAATATTGGAGGATTACTCACTATAAAGGATGAGAACCTTGCATTGAAATGTAAAAATTTGCTCATTATTTCAGAAGGTTTTACCACTTATGGGGGACTTGCCGGTCGTGATATGGAAGCCCTAGCGATTGGACTTACAGAAGTATTTGATGAAGATTATTTGCATTATCGAATTCGCAGCACCGGGTATTTGGGCGAGAAATTAAAAGAGAAAGGAATTCCGGTGGTATGGCCTATTGGAGGGCATGCTGTGTATGTTGATGCAAAAAAATTGTACAAAAACATTCCAGTGAATCAATATCCGGGACAAGCTTTGGTGTGTGATTTATATACCAAAGGAGGAATTCGTTGTGTAGAAGTTGGCAGTGTTATGTTTGGCAAATACGATGCCTCCGGAAAATTGATTCCGGCACCGAATGAATTGGTGAGACTAGCTATTCCACGCAGAGTTTATACCCAAAGTCACATTGATTATGTATTGGATATTTTTGATGATATACTTGAGATTTGTGAGCGAAAATCGGGTTATAAAATTACTTATGAACCACAATTTTTAAGACATTTTACGGCACATTTTGAGAAGATTTAAAGTACTAATTTTAATTCAATTTATCAGTTAATTCAAAACAGAATAGTTTTAAAAATACAGTTTAAATTGTAAGAAAACGAAGCGTAAAAACCAACTAATAAAATTAAGATGTTGTTTTCAAAAGCTTGTGAATACGGTATACGTGCTACTATTTATATTGCGCATCAATCAAAAATTGAAGCTCGCGCCAGCTTAAAAGATATTGCTAAAGAAATTGCTTCGCCAGAAGCCTATACAGCAAAAATTTTACAGCTTTTGGTTAAAGGAAATATTATTAATTCAACAAAAGGCGCTTGGGGAGGGTTTAGTATCGATGCTAAAAAATGTAAAAAGATTAAACTACAGGATATTGCATTCGCCATTGATGGTGAAAAAAGTTATTCGACCTGTGTATTAGGTTTAAAGCAGTGTTCAGAAGTGCATCCTTGTCCTGTTCATGAACAGTTTAAGGGCATAAAAAAGGAACTGATATGGATGTTGAAAAGTACAGATTTGCATAGCATGATGAACAGTATTGAGGAAGGAAGCAGTTGTTTAAAAATTTAGTTTGATTTATTATTTTAAAAATTAAAAGTAATCTCCATTTAGTATGCTCGCTGCGATCAGGAGCTAAAATCTTTACGTTTTAAAACATTCTACTTTAATTCTTGTTTTAATTCGTGTTATTTACTTGCAAATGCGTGGAAAAGAATTATAAAAATTAAATTTAAAATTCGAAAGCTGCTGTATAATTTGTTTTTTTGCAATGCCGTTGAAAAGTAACAGCCCAAAATATCAAGACTTAGCTTATCATTTATG from Bacteroidota bacterium encodes:
- a CDS encoding TfoX/Sxy family protein; amino-acid sequence: MAYNEKLSDRIREALQDLPNVTEKLMFGGICYIVNDKMCVGVVKEEMMCRVDPSKTEQLLELDGCRPMDFTKTPMKGFVYVSEDGLKKKEQFDFWIQQCLEYNPLAKASPKKKKITKK
- a CDS encoding thioredoxin family protein — translated: MDQSLLENSKTAGISYVDYKEKILQWAAEGKTSGELTEAHIVATKLNAQRMKRIDKQCKLTTALLDNLQQLKGKFTWLILTEAWCGDGAQIIPVVAKIAEAHPSIEVKLIFRDEHLDLMSHFLTNGTMGIPKLICINELTKQVIGTWGPRPKAIVAKIIEYKKQNPAVDKDTFNANLHLWYAHDNTMAVQEDFTDLLLEWKNKIEQKEGAVIS
- a CDS encoding tryptophanase, whose product is MAQKLRTLTEPFKIKMVEPLKITTEAYRTKALEEAHYNTFLLHSSDVFIDLLTDSGTGAMSDRQWAGIMMGDESYAGARSWEHLEKVVKALTGMPHVLPTHQGRAGERILYSILGGKGKVFISNTHFDTTRANIEYSGAQAIDIVYEAAKDPEIDLPFKGNMDVEQLVKIIEKEGRDAIGAVIITVTNNSSGGQPVSMANVKAIREICDRYALLLVIDGCRIAENAYFIKHREKEYAAKTYEEIAKEMLRLGDAFIMSAKKDGLVNIGGLLTIKDENLALKCKNLLIISEGFTTYGGLAGRDMEALAIGLTEVFDEDYLHYRIRSTGYLGEKLKEKGIPVVWPIGGHAVYVDAKKLYKNIPVNQYPGQALVCDLYTKGGIRCVEVGSVMFGKYDASGKLIPAPNELVRLAIPRRVYTQSHIDYVLDIFDDILEICERKSGYKITYEPQFLRHFTAHFEKI
- a CDS encoding Rrf2 family transcriptional regulator, translating into MFSKACEYGIRATIYIAHQSKIEARASLKDIAKEIASPEAYTAKILQLLVKGNIINSTKGAWGGFSIDAKKCKKIKLQDIAFAIDGEKSYSTCVLGLKQCSEVHPCPVHEQFKGIKKELIWMLKSTDLHSMMNSIEEGSSCLKI